In Ananas comosus cultivar F153 linkage group 7, ASM154086v1, whole genome shotgun sequence, the sequence ATTACTTTATAAAGTAAAATAAGCGACCATGACATCTAGAGATTCATCCAAGGTTTctgtcctcttcttctttttttttttttcctttttctgttaCTCTGTTTTCTCTACAATCTTCTTTACTTACTTGTCAGATCTATGTCTCTTGAATGGTTTGCTTTTGTTTCTTTAATATTCTACTGCACATAAATTAAGTTTGACTGGCTTATCAAATTTGATTCATGAAACTAAGTTGATACACATTTACTAAGTCACCTTAACTTGGTTTTTTTGCTCTGATCTGAATAGTTAATTGTTTATCTATTTTACGTTTTTTTTCCTTGCCAATTAGTTTTCGCCAAACTGCAGTCCCTTTCAGCACTGGCTGAAACATTtgattatataaaatttctctaattaaATTGTTTTTCTTATGCCAGCTTATTAGACAATAAATTTCTATATTTCACTGTATTAATTCGATATCTCACCTTCATGAAATAGTAACAAagagtgagttttttttttttaatgttaaataTATTGCAGAGGATGATACTAGCATACCTTCTGAGATCAAAGTGCCAATTCTGGAATCTTTCTATCGTCACATTTACGATCGTGACTGGCATTTCTCATGTAAGAATCTTGAAATTTCATGTaaactttttccttttctttttttatgtccTTTCACTATTGGATCTTGAGACTGAATGTCTTAAGTAATTTTGGAACAGATCCAACTTTGTCTTTTTACTCTTGAGTTGTTTGTTTGAAACAGAAAGTCCAATTCAAGATACTATTGTCATTGCATTTTGCTAGAGATAATCAGGATTAGCAATTAAAGAGGGCGGGAACCTGGGGTAGTGCAGTTCCATTCTGCCCCATGGAAATGCTATCCTTGGAAGGTGGCAGCCCAAGGGATTACTTGGGCTGCTTAATGCCATGTGGAAGTTAACTCCCCATTGTAGCTGGTGGGATAGGGAGGAAATTTATCACTATCCCTCCCCTACTCGGCAAGTAACCTAAAATTGTCTAAGCTGGATCAATGGTGCCCAAATGTGTCTAATTGTTAATATTAGATGAttatcttgtttttttttcctagctTTATATGACTGCGCGGAAAGGTGTGTTATGTACCTAGTTGATCCTCTTCTCAGCACATTGCTTCTAATCAACAAATAAGACAGTTCCTTCCACTCATCTACTATCTATACATTATTTGATATGTTAGTTgcatctcaaattttaattactttatctCTTTGATACAATTATATGTGTAATATTTAGTACTTGAGAACAGGACAGAGAATATGTGAAGACTTTGGATGTTTACTGTGCTGAATGccatttgtttttctttttaggtGGAACAAAGGACTACAAAGTACTGATGGACAAATTTCACCTTGTCTCAACAGCTTTCTTAGAGCTTGGTCAAAGGTCTCCTCTTTGGCTTGAGCTTTCTCTGTTTAATGTTTTATGAAATACTTTGTAGCACCAAGTACTTTGTTGTTTTCTAAGCTTAATCtagttaaaaataatgataCAGCCTAAGTCAGTCAATTTCTTAAGAATTTGCGATAATATAAGTTTaactactgcaaaaataaaTGTTGATTATGCTTGTGAAAGAATTAGCAAACTTTATGAATTTTTACTAGCCTGTAGATCAATGTTTTAATGTCAGTTCCTTACCTAGTGACGACCAGGCATGAGAGGTCTGAATTAATTTAGGATAATTGGATGGCTATTACTGTCTATTATAACTTTTGCGGTACTAGTCATTCAACTAGAAGGCATTGTCTAATAGTCCTTTTAAAAGTAGAATAGCGGCAAAAAAATATACCTATAGCAATAGTCTTAACAGATTAAGCTTGAAGAATTCATTGGAGCTCGTGATCACTGAAAAAAGTTATGAAACCATCTACCTAGCTGTACGAGCCATGGTGACCTATTACTCCAAACAGAATCCAACATGAAGGACGAAATCAATTCCATTAACTTCGGGTGTTGCTCTGTGCAACATGTGCATTTGATTTGCTTGTTGTTGACTTGCCATTAGATACAAAATTTGACAAAAGATTCTCTGTGCACGAATTTTCTCCTTTACAATGGTAGCATTGTATTGAATTCTGCACATCTATTGGCTCCTTGGGGAGATGAGTGCATTGCTCTATCTTTCCTTGAGATGTAGAAAGAGTACTTGCATACAATATTGTTTCCATCGatggttttaactttattttttaattttgaaacacTGTTCTTCTTCAATGCATGTCACTTGCTTTATCCTATTGTAGCTGATAGTGCATTTACGACTATTCAGTTATCAAGAGGCAATTGAAGATATTACCAGGAGAATGGGTGCAGGAATGGCAAAGTTTATATGCAAAGAGGTTTGTCATTTAGATTTTCAGGAAACATTTTATGGCCCAGAAAATTATCCATCTTATGAAAGCGGAATCTATAGTAGTTGTAATTTAGTTTAAAGAAGTTAAGTTTTTTCATCATTATTACTATAATCATTTTGATGTCTCCTCTACAAGAGAACATATAGGTGGCACACTTTTCTATGATCAGTTTGAAATTGATTGTAAAAGAAGTTTATAAACTTGTTTTTTCGTTCGCTTGATATTTTTTCATGTGTTACAAATAGACACTCTGTAATTTGCTTCAATTGTGTGTTTATGAGAGAGATATTTGCTTCATTTGTTATTGTGATTGTAGCTTATAAGAGATTGCAATTTGCTacctaatttatatataatcagAATGGGTATGTCAGACTTCAGCTAGACAGAAGCCGGTAAATTTCGTCTATGTTGTTGTCTTCTTCCATGACTTGTGTTTGTCAATTCTGACGAAAGTTTTTGGTGGTTGAAAGTCTTGGAAGGTCACATATAGTTGCGAACTTTGTAAAAGGCCATGTCACTTGTCTCATCATACTTTATCTGCGAATGACAATTATAGCATATGCTATTTTAGGCGCCTGAAGTTCTTATTGGAAATCTGTCTCATCTTTGTTGTAGCTCTGAGACTGACCTTATTTAACCTTATGTTTGTAGTGTCCACAAATGTGAATGGTGATATAAATGAAAATCCGTCTGCTGGTTGTCATAAAGGCTTCATGTAATTAGTCCACAGAATGTATTATAATTTGAGCAAATTTTGGTAATTTGTCTCATATTCACTGCGTCATCAGATTGGCTGTTTATGATTCTCACTTAAAAGTTTAGTTTATTCATTACTTCATGATGATTCCATCGAAGAGTAGGACATTTATGATTGGTGCACTAAAGGTGCTGGCTTGATTGTGATATCAACTGGTGTTGCTGATTCCAACTGTTTGCACAATAGATGCGTGCAATATTAATTACCTGTAGGAATAGTACTAGGCAAGACTTACGCATAGACGTCGATGCCCATTCAAACTCGATTACCCTACTAAACTaaatactagtttttttttccacattGCAGGTTGAAACAATCGACGACTATGATGAATATTGCCACTATGTGGCAGGGCTTGTAGGTTTAGGACTCTCTAAGCTCTTTCATGCTTCTGGATCTGAAGATCTGGCTTCAGATTCACTTTCCAATTCAATGGGTCTTTTTCTTCAGGTATCTTTGAACCTTTAAGTCCATAATGAATTTTCATATGATTTTGAGCTACTGAGACTACCCGCCTGCTAACTAACTAGAAGCATTTATCAACCctcttaaatgcagaaaacaaatataattcGGGATTATTTGGAAGACATAAATGAGATTCCAAAGTCACGCATGTTCTGGCCTCGAGAAATATGGAGTAAATATGCTGACAAACTTGAGGTGTGTCAACTTTGCTTCTTTGGCCATTCCGCTTTTCTTGTTTCTTGTGTTTCCTTGAACTATTCTTTCGATGGTTGATGAAGCTTCTTTGCTTCTATTTCCATTCTCATAACTTGTAACACTTGCTGCGCTCCTTGTTTTACATGTCTTCTTTCTGAACAATATTGACTGTTTCCTTTTAGTTCAATTTTTTTAGTCCTCTCACTGTTTTCCATCCTAATACATGATTCAGGATTTCAAGTATGAGGAGAACTTTGTACAGTCAGTGCAATGCTTGAATGACATGGTAACCAATGCTCTGATGCATGCGGAGGACTGCCTGCTGTACATGTCTGCTTTGAAGGGTCTTGCCATCTTTAGATTTTGTGCCATCCCTCAGGTATCTGAGTTGCTTAGGCTTGTCTGCTGAGTAACATGCTTGACACTTTGTTGGCATTGTTGTCTATGATATTGAAATACTAGATGTGCTTTCTGGTTTTTTCCCACTTTATTGGCATTGTTTTCTGTTTAGATGGTTGAGTTAGAGAGGATGGAACAGAGATGGAAAAACTAATGGTTCCATTAAACAATTGAGCTGACCTTTTATTCAGGAAGaccaaaaattaataatatagtaatggAAATAACATGGAAAGTTTTGAATTAACCTGCAGAAGCTTCAATGAATCTAACTTCCATCTTTCTCAGTGAATCATTGTTCTGCCAACTGGCGGCACATGCATTATCACTTCCCATTCAGTAACCTAATGTGGTAGTGCCTTAATGTTCATCCTGTTCGAATGAAATGGAAACAACCACGTCGAAAACAATTACCCTGCACAAGAGGGAAAACAGCCAGCCTACTCTTTGTAGTATAGAAGTGTTGTTATGTGCAATTTGACCAATATTCTTCCAAAAGTTCttgtcttttttgttttataattaatttgtatatGAAACACAAGAAATGACATGATGCATTTTGTTTGTAACCTTTTGATCAATGGATCGGTTTATTCTCTCTTGCTGATCAACCTTGTTCTTAATGTTCATATTATATTATGATGGTCGTTACTAGAATTTCACCTCATTTAACtttattttgtctttttctaGGTTATTTCCTTCCATTTTCATGCTAAATGTTCAACAATTCTTTGCTTGctgttttgaatttatattttctttcttaactTTCCCAAAATTATTGCTCctttaatttgagtttttttacTGTCTAAAAGAAGTACTGCATCTCTTTTGAGGATGCTTGTTGATTACTCTTATTTATGGTATCAGATAATGGCGATTGGAACGTTAGCTTTATGTTACAATAATGTGGAGGTCTTTAAAGGAGTTGTCAAAATGAGACGTGGTAAGAAAATACTGCATTTGTTATTCACTTGGAATTATTAATCTTTTTGGATATGTCCAGTTTTTTATGGTTAATAAAtctctaatttctttttatttttgtatattagTTTGATAACCAGATATTTATTGTTTTTTCCAATATCATCACTTGGAAATTCCAATAATAGAGATATCAAATATGATAACATTCACCAAAAGCATTAGAGGCTTTTCCTCCATTCAACTTTGTTTTGGGGAAGATTCCTATTAGAATGAGTGATAACATTCTTTCACTATCTCCCGCGTGATAGTGAAACCATATAAGGCACTTAAAATAGATGTTTTCCATGTTGACATGTTATGAAAGGTTAACTAGTAGTTCACTGTGGATGGAAGAGGTATGAGATTTCTAGGTCATTATGGTAGTTCCATATTATTTCCGAAGTCATAGTTCTTGGTGCATTCTgttttataataatttgatgCTTTTGTCAGTGTTTTTAATATGCAGTGTAGTATGATGTCCTCCTTTTAgtatgaaattgaaatttggcTGTGTTCCTTACTGTTGTTCATATATTGCTCATTCCAGGACTGGTTGCAAGGGTGATCGATCAAACAAATGATATGTCAGATGTATATGGTTCTTTCTATGAATTTTCTTCTTTACTCCAGTCTAAGGTATACTCTTTAAACAGTTGATTATATTATTGAATCTCTGTATAGTAGTTAACAGGGAAATTTAAGTACCATGTGCCCTAACTTATCCAACTAtcatttatttaaagtttttggaAGTTCGGATCAGAAAAATAAATGACGAAGAAATAAAGACATGATACTTGTTCTTTAAACTGTGGCAATTTTCTAAAAGCACACCTTAGGCCCAAGGCATCCATTCTGGCACTGTCCATCCATTTGAGTACAAACCCCTTGGCTGATGAATGTCCGTCAAGCGCATTACACAGTCTAAGCTGATGACTGATAAAATAAATGTCATGTTTTCCTTCAGTCAGAAATTCCTTCAGTCATTCATCATAGGTTATTTACTTGCCTTTACCACGAAAAGTCTTGAGTTTATTTTCGTTGCTGTTATTGCCAAAGTTCCAACCTCATATGCTTCAGAATACTACTCTCCAACTAGTTTACCACATTTAACATCCATGAGCTTTTTATTAGCTTACTTTTGAGTTTCTATTAGCTGCATTTAGCGGGGTCAACAGTATTTACCCTTACAAAGTTTGTCTACTACTGTTTTGTAGATTGATGAGAAAGATCCGAATGCTGCTCTTACACTTAAGCGTGTGGAGGCAATAAAAAAAGCTTGCGCGTCCTCTGGGCTGCTAAATAAAAGGTTTGTCATTTCTGTGAAGAGTCACTCTAATTTTTGTGTTATCTGCATAACAATATTGCATTGGCTTATACAGGAAAATCCACTTTTGTGAGAGCAAGTCAAGGTTTAGCTCGGTGTTGGTGAGTTTTCCACACCACCATCCTAATACTGACTCTACTATCTACTGTCGTCGAGTTGAGGAATGGGTTGTTACCCTTCGATGCCTTAGAGGGTCCAAGTGAA encodes:
- the LOC109712711 gene encoding squalene synthase-like; this encodes MGMLGAIMEHPEELYPLVKLKMAAARIEKQIPAEEHWAFSYTMLQRVSRSFALVIQQLGPQLRNAVCIFYLVLRALDTVEDDTSIPSEIKVPILESFYRHIYDRDWHFSCGTKDYKVLMDKFHLVSTAFLELGQSYQEAIEDITRRMGAGMAKFICKEVETIDDYDEYCHYVAGLVGLGLSKLFHASGSEDLASDSLSNSMGLFLQKTNIIRDYLEDINEIPKSRMFWPREIWSKYADKLEDFKYEENFVQSVQCLNDMVTNALMHAEDCLLYMSALKGLAIFRFCAIPQIMAIGTLALCYNNVEVFKGVVKMRRGLVARVIDQTNDMSDVYGSFYEFSSLLQSKIDEKDPNAALTLKRVEAIKKACASSGLLNKRKIHFCESKSRFSSVLVMVVLLLPILLALLLIKL